The following coding sequences lie in one Bacillus marinisedimentorum genomic window:
- a CDS encoding acyl-CoA thioesterase, with the protein MRPIYSYEWSEATVGRQSYIENIKEWESGFDFHVPITVRFYETDMFGHLNNREPFSYFETARIEFFKSLGLMRNWASPHHENIPVVADLQCDFLSQVFFDEELRIFVKINEVGNSSIDLHYMGKNSSGTSVFTGRGRIVQISSKTGKPAAWSETDRANLLASMNEYANSPG; encoded by the coding sequence ATGAGACCGATTTACAGTTATGAATGGAGTGAAGCCACTGTGGGAAGACAGTCATATATTGAAAATATAAAAGAATGGGAAAGCGGATTTGATTTCCATGTCCCGATTACCGTCCGTTTTTACGAGACAGATATGTTTGGCCATTTGAATAACCGGGAGCCTTTTTCTTACTTTGAAACGGCACGAATTGAGTTCTTTAAATCGCTCGGGCTGATGCGGAATTGGGCATCGCCTCACCATGAAAATATTCCTGTTGTCGCCGATCTGCAATGCGATTTCCTTTCACAAGTGTTTTTCGATGAGGAATTGCGTATTTTTGTGAAAATAAATGAAGTCGGCAACTCTTCAATCGATCTTCACTATATGGGTAAGAACAGCAGCGGCACGTCTGTTTTCACCGGCAGGGGCAGGATTGTCCAGATTTCCAGCAAAACCGGAAAACCGGCAGCCTGGAGTGAAACCGATCGAGCAAACCTCCTGGCGAGTATGAATGAGTATGCGAACAGCCCGGGGTGA
- the sdhB gene encoding succinate dehydrogenase iron-sulfur subunit: MSDNKVIRFIITRQDEPESSSYEEEFEVPYRPNMNVISALMEIQRNPVNAKGEDTTPIQWEMNCLEEVCGACSMVINGKPRQSCTALVDQLEQPIKLEPMATFPVVRDLVVDRSQMFESLKRAKAWIPIDGTYDLGPGPRMPERKRQWAYELSKCMTCGVCLEACPNVNSHSDFIGPAPLSQVRLFNAHPTGAMNSDERLEAIMGDGGLTNCGNSQNCVESCPKGIPLTTSIAALNRSTTMQSFRNFFGSDK, from the coding sequence ATGAGTGACAACAAAGTGATTCGTTTTATCATCACACGCCAGGATGAACCCGAGTCCAGCTCATACGAAGAGGAATTTGAAGTTCCATACCGCCCGAACATGAACGTGATTTCAGCATTGATGGAAATACAGCGTAACCCGGTGAATGCAAAGGGTGAAGATACAACCCCGATCCAGTGGGAAATGAACTGCCTTGAGGAAGTTTGCGGAGCCTGCTCTATGGTCATCAACGGGAAGCCGCGTCAGTCCTGCACAGCACTCGTTGACCAGCTTGAACAGCCGATCAAGCTTGAGCCGATGGCGACATTCCCTGTCGTACGCGATCTTGTGGTAGACAGGAGCCAAATGTTTGAATCACTCAAAAGAGCAAAAGCCTGGATTCCAATTGATGGAACTTATGATCTTGGGCCTGGTCCGCGGATGCCTGAAAGGAAGCGCCAGTGGGCCTATGAGTTGTCCAAATGCATGACATGCGGGGTTTGCCTTGAGGCCTGCCCGAACGTAAACAGTCATTCTGACTTCATCGGTCCGGCACCGTTGTCACAAGTGCGCTTGTTTAATGCTCATCCGACCGGGGCGATGAACAGTGATGAACGCCTTGAAGCAATCATGGGGGACGGCGGGCTCACCAATTGCGGGAATTCGCAGAACTGTGTGGAGTCCTGCCCTAAAGGCATTCCATTGACAACTTCAATCGCAGCGTTGAACAGGTCAACCACCATGCAGTCTTTCCGCAACTTCTTTGGCAGTGATAAATAA
- the gerE gene encoding spore germination transcription factor GerE — translation MKDKEYQHKPLLTKREREVFELLVQDKTTKEIAAELFISEKTVRNHISNAMQKLGVKGRSQAVVELLRMGELEL, via the coding sequence TTGAAGGACAAAGAATACCAACATAAGCCGTTATTGACGAAAAGAGAAAGAGAAGTATTTGAATTGCTCGTTCAGGACAAAACAACAAAGGAAATAGCAGCGGAACTATTCATCAGCGAAAAAACGGTAAGAAACCACATTTCCAATGCTATGCAGAAGCTTGGTGTGAAAGGGCGGTCCCAGGCAGTGGTCGAACTGCTGCGCATGGGGGAATTGGAGCTGTAG
- the sdhA gene encoding succinate dehydrogenase flavoprotein subunit: MSNGKLVIVGGGLAGLMATVKAAEAGVKVDLLSIVPVKRSHSVCAQGGINGAVNTKGEGDSPWEHFDDTVYGGDFLANQPPVKAMTEAAPGIIHLMDRMGVMFNRTPEGLLDFRRFGGTQHHRTAFAGATTGQQLLYALDEQVRRHEVAGLVTKYEYWEFLRAIIDDEGRSRGVVAQNMKTSEMKAFPADAVILATGGPGIIFGKSTNSVINTGSAAASVYQQGAKYANGEFIQIHPTAIPGDDKLRLMSESARGEGGRVWTYKDGKPWYFLEEKYPAYGNLVPRDIATREIFDVCVRQKLGINGENMVYLDLSHKDPRELDIKLGGIIEIYEKFMGDDPRKVPMKIFPAVHYSMGGLWVDYNQQTNIPGLFAAGEVDYSQHGANRLGANSLLSSIFGGMVAGPNAVEYMNGLDKSADDMPSSLFESHVREEQAETEKILSMDGTENAYKIHRELGEWMTANVTVVRHNDKLKETDDKIQELIERYEKININDTSKWSNQGPFFTRQLKNMLNLARVITIGAYNRNESRGAHYKPDFPDRNDEEWLKTTIASFNKETGNPDFTYEEVDTSLIKPRKRDYTKKKGGK, from the coding sequence ATGAGTAATGGGAAACTAGTTATTGTCGGCGGCGGCCTTGCCGGGCTTATGGCGACAGTTAAAGCAGCAGAAGCCGGAGTAAAGGTTGACCTTTTATCGATCGTGCCCGTGAAACGCTCTCACTCAGTTTGTGCACAGGGTGGAATTAACGGAGCAGTAAATACAAAAGGTGAAGGCGACTCCCCATGGGAGCACTTTGACGATACAGTATACGGCGGCGACTTTTTGGCTAACCAGCCGCCGGTAAAAGCGATGACAGAGGCGGCGCCGGGCATCATTCACTTGATGGACCGGATGGGTGTCATGTTCAACAGGACACCGGAAGGCTTGCTGGATTTCCGCCGTTTCGGGGGCACCCAGCACCACCGTACCGCATTTGCCGGAGCTACCACCGGCCAGCAGCTGCTGTATGCACTTGATGAACAGGTCCGCCGCCATGAAGTGGCCGGCCTTGTGACAAAGTATGAATATTGGGAATTCCTGAGGGCGATCATTGACGATGAGGGCCGTTCCCGGGGTGTTGTAGCCCAGAATATGAAAACATCCGAAATGAAAGCATTTCCAGCCGATGCTGTCATCCTCGCGACAGGAGGACCCGGCATCATTTTTGGCAAATCGACCAACTCGGTTATCAATACAGGTTCAGCGGCAGCTTCCGTCTACCAGCAGGGAGCGAAATATGCCAACGGAGAATTCATTCAAATTCACCCTACTGCAATACCGGGTGATGACAAGCTTCGCCTGATGAGTGAATCTGCCCGCGGAGAAGGCGGCCGGGTTTGGACGTATAAAGACGGCAAGCCTTGGTATTTCCTGGAAGAAAAGTACCCTGCTTACGGAAACCTTGTTCCGCGTGATATCGCGACACGTGAAATATTTGATGTCTGCGTGCGCCAGAAGCTCGGCATCAATGGCGAGAATATGGTTTATCTTGATCTTTCACATAAGGATCCTCGTGAACTTGATATCAAGCTTGGCGGTATTATCGAGATTTATGAAAAGTTCATGGGTGACGATCCTCGGAAAGTCCCAATGAAAATTTTCCCTGCGGTCCATTATTCAATGGGCGGCCTGTGGGTCGATTACAATCAGCAGACGAACATTCCGGGGCTGTTTGCTGCCGGTGAAGTGGATTATTCACAGCACGGGGCAAACCGCCTTGGGGCGAACTCACTTCTCTCTTCCATCTTCGGAGGAATGGTGGCAGGCCCGAATGCAGTGGAGTATATGAATGGCCTGGACAAGTCAGCTGATGATATGCCTTCTTCCCTGTTTGAAAGCCACGTACGGGAAGAACAAGCTGAAACTGAAAAAATCCTTTCGATGGACGGCACTGAAAATGCGTATAAAATCCACCGTGAGCTCGGCGAGTGGATGACAGCAAATGTAACCGTCGTCCGCCACAACGATAAACTGAAAGAAACCGATGATAAGATTCAAGAACTGATTGAACGCTATGAAAAAATCAACATCAATGACACAAGCAAATGGAGCAACCAGGGGCCGTTTTTCACACGCCAGCTGAAAAATATGCTTAACCTGGCGAGGGTTATCACGATTGGCGCATACAACCGTAATGAAAGCCGCGGAGCCCACTATAAGCCGGACTTCCCGGATCGTAACGATGAAGAATGGCTGAAGACGACAATTGCATCCTTCAACAAAGAAACAGGCAATCCTGATTTCACCTATGAAGAGGTTGATACATCCCTTATCAAACCTCGTAAACGCGACTACACAAAGAAAAAGGGGGGGAAATAA
- the glcT gene encoding glucose PTS transporter transcription antiterminator GlcT gives MAEIYTVKKVLNNNVLIASHASDPEVVLIGKGIGFGKKNGETIQTDSVEKIFTLANENEQEQYKQLLFSVDEKFIGIMHDVISYIEEQFETEVNEHIHIALTDHIAFAIKRIQQGMDLRNPFLIETQTLYPKEYKVAEDIIEKINKNYYVELPEGEVGFVALHIHSALTDRQLSEINQHSRLITSLVKMIEDQLGIRIERNSVDYLRLVRHMRHTIDRVIDGEKVQEPEKLAQLLKHEYPLCYNVSWKLIKVMQRSLNKPVFEAEAVYLTMHLQRLSNKESK, from the coding sequence ATGGCTGAGATTTACACTGTTAAAAAAGTATTGAACAATAATGTCTTAATTGCCAGCCATGCTTCTGATCCTGAAGTCGTTCTTATCGGGAAAGGGATAGGGTTTGGAAAAAAAAACGGCGAAACGATCCAGACGGATTCAGTCGAGAAGATTTTCACACTTGCAAACGAAAATGAGCAGGAGCAATATAAACAGCTGCTGTTTTCAGTGGATGAAAAATTTATTGGAATCATGCATGATGTGATCAGTTACATAGAAGAGCAGTTTGAAACAGAAGTGAATGAACATATTCATATCGCACTCACCGATCACATTGCATTCGCAATAAAGCGAATTCAACAGGGCATGGACCTTCGCAACCCATTCTTGATTGAAACACAGACGCTTTATCCAAAGGAATACAAAGTGGCCGAAGATATCATTGAAAAAATTAATAAAAACTATTATGTCGAGCTTCCGGAAGGGGAGGTAGGATTTGTTGCTCTCCATATCCACAGTGCCCTTACCGACCGTCAGCTTTCCGAAATTAACCAGCATTCCCGGCTTATTACCAGCCTTGTTAAGATGATAGAAGATCAGCTTGGTATCCGTATAGAGCGCAATAGTGTCGATTATTTGCGCCTCGTCCGCCATATGCGGCACACGATCGACAGGGTCATCGACGGGGAAAAAGTCCAGGAGCCTGAAAAACTGGCGCAACTGTTGAAACATGAATACCCGCTATGTTACAATGTTTCCTGGAAATTGATAAAAGTTATGCAGCGATCGTTGAACAAGCCTGTGTTTGAAGCGGAGGCTGTCTACTTGACGATGCATTTGCAAAGGCTTTCCAACAAAGAATCTAAATAA
- a CDS encoding YslB family protein: MKSTKTSLMEAAGDLPQVSAFGVELLRNDLLKDMLGKEYSSILYWSGKNIARKYPLSSTEEFQAFFAEAGWGDLDILQQKSQEMTFSLKGSVISTRFELYSDFSCNLEAGFLAEQIQRRLSVRAEAIEQKKKRSHEVLITVQWDKKDPVDGQ; encoded by the coding sequence ATGAAAAGCACAAAAACATCACTTATGGAAGCAGCTGGAGACCTGCCGCAGGTTTCTGCGTTCGGTGTTGAGCTGCTCCGCAACGATTTGCTTAAAGATATGCTTGGAAAAGAATACTCTTCTATACTCTATTGGTCTGGAAAAAACATAGCACGCAAATACCCATTATCATCCACGGAAGAATTTCAGGCATTTTTCGCCGAGGCGGGATGGGGAGATCTTGATATTCTCCAGCAGAAAAGCCAGGAGATGACCTTTTCACTTAAGGGGAGTGTAATCAGCACCCGTTTTGAATTATACAGTGACTTCTCCTGCAACCTGGAAGCCGGCTTCCTGGCCGAGCAAATCCAGCGGCGTCTCTCTGTCAGGGCAGAAGCCATCGAACAAAAGAAAAAACGGTCACATGAAGTGCTGATCACTGTACAATGGGATAAAAAAGACCCCGTTGACGGTCAATGA
- a CDS encoding succinate dehydrogenase cytochrome b558 subunit, with product MAEKTDREFFYRRLHSLLGVIPVGLFLVEHLFTNYFAVSGATAYNDAVKFLEELQFRYFLEIFFIFIPLLYHAVYGLYIAFQAKNNVSRYGYFRNWMFMLQRVTGIITLIYITWHVWETRVQAAFGAEVNFNMMVKILDNPFMFAFYIIGILSAVFHFANGLWSFAVTWGITQSPRSQQITTYVTMVIFVLVSYMGIRALFAFIDPTLANM from the coding sequence ATGGCAGAAAAGACAGACAGAGAGTTTTTTTACCGCAGGCTTCATTCATTACTTGGTGTAATACCGGTCGGCCTGTTTCTGGTTGAGCACTTATTCACCAACTATTTTGCGGTAAGCGGTGCAACAGCTTATAATGATGCGGTAAAGTTTCTGGAAGAGCTGCAATTCCGTTATTTCCTGGAAATTTTCTTTATTTTCATTCCGCTTTTATATCATGCGGTGTATGGGCTATACATTGCTTTCCAGGCTAAAAATAATGTCAGCCGATACGGTTATTTCAGGAACTGGATGTTTATGCTCCAGCGTGTGACTGGTATCATCACACTCATTTATATTACATGGCATGTGTGGGAAACCCGGGTACAGGCTGCTTTCGGAGCGGAAGTCAATTTCAACATGATGGTGAAAATTCTTGATAATCCATTTATGTTTGCCTTTTATATAATCGGCATACTGTCTGCTGTTTTCCATTTTGCAAACGGCCTCTGGTCTTTTGCGGTAACATGGGGAATTACACAGAGCCCGCGTTCTCAGCAGATCACTACATATGTCACCATGGTCATTTTTGTCCTTGTTTCCTACATGGGCATAAGGGCATTGTTTGCATTCATTGATCCAACATTAGCGAATATGTAA